The following proteins are encoded in a genomic region of Triticum dicoccoides isolate Atlit2015 ecotype Zavitan chromosome 1B, WEW_v2.0, whole genome shotgun sequence:
- the LOC119338717 gene encoding scarecrow-like protein 6: MRGMPFAGEGHAGTLQQPKLSAGFWAEPTSVLDRRHSPSPSPPSEASALSSEVASLAPGGDAKNVSPPPQQQAWPPGEDATAAAPGVKEEWAHQLAPLDMGMGLGAGEGWDGTAPSGLAGPDSTFLRWIIGGGEDASAGMAGVMDPPALELDHATSMMSPPAASLGPSLSPFAPAMEDAKGAPFGHAPSFLLHQHQHHPQPHAAFFGAHPSFESAPPPPKRHHPMAGAPAPKLPAFQGHHAPAGGFFPALKPKAGTANDEAAATVDQLAEAAKFAEAGDAFGAREILARLNYRLPAAPAAGTPLLRSAFYFKEALRLALSPNGETPAPPASTPYDVVLKLGAYKAFSEVSPVLQFAHLTCVQAVLDGLRGAGCIHVLDFDIGMGEQWASLMQELAQRRPATALKVTALVSPASHHPLELQLIHENLSSFAAELGVFFQFTVFNIDTLDPAELVAIAGGDALAVHLPVGAAHAAAMPAVLRLVKSLGAKVVVSVDRGCDRTELPFAAHLFQAFQSTVFLLESVDAVGTDPDTAGKIERFLVQPAVEQCVVGRHRASIEKAPLPWRAVFASAGFTPVQASTFAESQAESLLHKVPVRGFRVEKRAPGSLCLYWQRAELVSVSAWRC, from the coding sequence ATGAGAGGAATGCCCTTTGCTGGAGAGGGTCACGCGGGGACACTGCAGCAGCCCAAGCTGAGCGCCGGCTTCTGGGCGGAGCCCACGTCCGTGCTCGACCGCCGCCACAGCCCCAGCCCCAGCCCGCCCTCCGAGGCTTCCGCGCTGTCGTCCGAGGTGGCGAGCCTCGCGCCCGGCGGCGACGCCAAGAACGTCTCCCCGCCGCCGCAGCAGCAGGCATGGCCGCCTGGGGAGGATGCTACTGCTGCTGCGCCGGGGGTCAAGGAGGAGTGGGCGCACCAGCTGGCCCCGCTCGACATGGGCATGGGCCTTGGCGCCGGCGAGGGGTGGGACGGCACGGCGCCTTCCGGGCTCGCGGGACCTGACAGCACCTTCCTCCGCTGGATCATTGGCGGCGGGGAGGACGCGTCCGCGGGGATGGCCGGCGTCATGGATCCGCCTGCTCTGGAGCTCGACCACGCCACGTCTATGATGTCGCCGCCTGCGGCGTCTCTCGGGCCCAGCCTGTCGCCGTTCGCGCCGGCCATGGAGGACGCCAAGGGGGCCCCTTTCGGCCACGCGCCCAGCTTCCTGCTccaccagcaccagcaccacccCCAGCCACACGCGGCCTTCTTTGGCGCGCACCCGTCCTTCgagtcggcgccgccgccgcctaaGCGCCACCACCCGATGGCAGGCGCGCCGGCGCCGAAGCTGCCTGCTTTCCAGGGGCATCACGCTCCGGCGGGCGGGTTCTTCCCCGCCCTGAAGCCCAAGGCGGGGACAGCGAACGACGAGGCGGCCGCCACGGTGGACCAGCTCGCCGAGGCTGCCAAGTTTGCCGAGGCGGGCGACGCCTTCGGCGCACGCGAGATATTGGCGCGGCTCAATTATCGGCTCCCCGCCGCCCCCGCGGCCGGGACGCCACTCCTCCGCTCTGCCTTCTACTTCAAGGAGGCTTTGCGCCTTGCGCTCTCCCCAAACGGAGAGACGCCCGCGCCGCCGGCGTCCACGCCGTACGACGTGGTCCTCAAGCTCGGCGCGTACAAGGCCTTCTCCGAGGTCTCCCCGGTGCTCCAGTTCGCGCACCTCACCTGCGTCCAGGCGGTGCTCGACGGGCTCCGCGGCGCAGGCTGCatccacgtgctcgacttcgacatcGGCATGGGCGAGCAGTGGGCGTCGCTGATGCAGGAGCTCGCGCAGCGCCGCCCGGCGACGGCGCTCAAGGTCACCGCATTGGTCTCGCCGGCGTCGCACCACCCGCTCGAGCTGCAGCTCATCCACGAGAACCTATCCAGCTTCGCCGCGGAGCTCGGCGTGTTCTTCCAGTTCACCGTATTCAACATCGACACCCTCGACCCCGCGGAGCTCGTGGCCATCGCCGGCGGGGACGCGCTCGCCGTCCACCTCCCCGTCGGCGCAGCACACGCGGCCGCAATGCCCGCCGTCCTCCGCCTCGTGAAGAGCCTCGGCGCCAAGGTGGTCGTGTCCGTGGACCGCGGGTGCGACCGCACGGAGCTGCCCTTCGCCGCCCACCTGTTCCAGGCGTTCCAGTCCACCGTGTTCCTCCTTGAGTCCGTGGACGCCGTGGGCACGGACCCGGACACGGCCGGCAAGATCGAGCGGTTCCTGGTCCAGCCGGCCGTGGAGCAATGCGTGGTCGGGCGCCACCGCGCGTCCATCGAGAAGGCGCCGCTGCCGTGGCGGGCCGTGTTCGCGTCGGCCGGGTTCACGCCGGTGCAGGCCAGCACGTTCGCGGAGTCGCAGGCCGAGTCGCTGCTGCACAAGGTGCCCGTCCGGGGGTTCCGCGTCGAGAAGCGCGCCCCGGGATCGCTCTGCCTCTACTGGCAGCGCGCCGAGCTCGTGTCAGTCTCGGCGTGGCGGTGCtga